The sequence below is a genomic window from Barrientosiimonas humi.
CGCTGCTCGACGCCCCCGGTCTCGGCCCGACGACGTCGATGGCGGTGCGCGACGCCAGCACCGGGCAGAGCCTGTTCGCGCTCGACCCCGACGCCGCGCGCACGCCGGCGTCGATCACCAAGCTGCTGACGGCGTACGCCGTGTCGCGCACACTCGACCTCGACAGCACCCTCGCGACGACCGTCCGGCAGGGGCCGGGCGACCAGGTGGTGCTGGTGGCGGGCGGTGACACCGCGCTCGCCAGGGGCAAGGGCAACCCTGACGAGGTGGCCGGCCGTGCCGGGCTCGGCGACCTCGCGAAGCAGGTGGCGGCCAACCTGAAGAAGCAGGGGCGCACGTCGGTCACGGTCGGCTGGGACCTGTCCTACGCCCCCGGTCCGCTGCAGAACGTGAACTGGCAGCAGGACCTCGTCGACATGGGCTTCACCACCCGCGTCGGCATGCTCGGGCTGGCCGACGACCGCTCCGACCCCGGCACCGCCCCGCCGACCGACCCGGCGCGCAGCACGACCCAGGCGTTCGTGAAAGCCCTTGCGGCAGAAGGGATCACGGCCGAGCTGGGCCAGAAGGTGACGACCCCCGACGGGGCGCCGCAGCTCGGCGTCGTGCGCTCGGCGCCGCTGGTCGACGTGCTCGGGCTGGCGCTGCGCGACAGCGACAACGCGATGACCGAGTCGCTCGGGCGGCAGGCCGCGGCCAAGGACGGGGTGCCCGGCGACGGTGCCTCGGTGACGGCGTGGGTGCTGCGGGTGCTGCGCGAGGACGGCATCGACCTGCGCGGGGTGAAGCTGATGGACGCCAGCGGCCTGGCCGACGGCACGACGATCCCGGCGCGGGTCGTCACCGACGTCGTGCAGCGCGGGGCGAGCGGCCAGGTCGAGGCGTTCCAGGACGTGCTGACCCGGCTGCCGGTGAGCGGCTGGAACGGCACGCTGCACAACAGGTTCCAGGCGACGGGCAGCACCGACGGCGCGGGCGGCGTGCGCGCCAAGACCGGCAGCCTCCCCGGAGTGACCAGCCTGGCCGGCACGGTCGTCACCCGCGACGGGCGCCTGCTGGTCTTCACGATCATCAACAACGGAGAGCAGCCGCGCGGGCCGCTGGCCGCGCGCGCCGACCTCGACCGCATCGTCACCGCGCTCGCCGACTGCGGCTGCCGCTGAGCAGCCGCCGCGTCCTGACGACGTAGGGTCGCCAGCATGAGCCAGGAGTACATCGACTGGGACCTCGCGCGACGCACCGGCCACCGCATCGTCAAGGACGGGCCCAAGGTGACGCTCGACGAGGCACGGGCCGCCGTGGCCGAGCTGCACTCGGCCGCCGACCGGGCCCACCAGCCGGTCGCCGACACCGCCGCGCTGCACGCGCCGGCCGGCGACACCCCCGTGCACGTCGTCGACCGCACCGCCTGGATCGACGCCAACACCGCCTCGATGGGCGCGCTCGTCGCGCCGGCGGTCGAGAAGATCACCGCCAAGAAGGCCGCCGGGCCGACCGTGCGCAAGGTCGGCGCCAAGGTCACCGGCGCCGAGATGGGCGCGCTGCTCGGTTATGTCGCGAGCAAGGTGCTGGGGCAGTTCGACCTCGCCCCCGAGGGCACCCCGAGCCTGCTGCTGGTGGCGCCCAACGTCGTGCAGGTCGAGCGCGAGCTCGGCGTCGACCCCAGCGACTTCCGGCTGTGGGTCTGCCTGCACGAGGAGACCCACCGGGTGCAGTTCACCGCCGTGCCGTGGCTGCGCGAGCACGTGATCACCAGCGCCCGCACGCTGATGGTCGACCTGGTGCCCGACCCCGACAAGCTGCCCGAGCGGCTGCAGCAGATCACCGGCCGGCTGCCCGGCGCGTTCAAGGAGGGCGGCCAGGGTCTCGCCGACCTCGTCACCACCCCGCAGCAGCGCGAGGAGCTGGCCCGCGTCACGGCGATCATGTCGCTGCTCGAGGGGCACGCCGACGTGGTCATGGACGCCGTCGGCCCGCAGATCGTCCCCACGGTCGGCGAGATCCGCGCCAAGTTCGACGAGCGGCGCAAGGGCGCCAGCGGCCCCGACCGGCTGCTGCGGCGGCTGCTCGGGCTCGAGGCCAAGATGCGGCAGTACCGCGACGGCGCGGTCTTCGTGCGCAGCGTCGTCGACCGGGTCGGCCTCGACGGCTTCAACCAGGTGTGGACCTCGCCCGAGACGCTGCCGCTGCCCACCGAGATCGCCGAGCCCGAGGCGTGGGTCGCCCGGGTGCACGGCTGACCGACGCCGTGCCGGGTCCGCCGCCCGCGGTCGCCCGCACCCGCCTGGCCGTACGCCGTGGGCTGAGCTCCCTTGCGGGAGAGGCTGATCCGCCCGGCCGGGAGCTGACGGTGCTGGTCGCGGTCAGCGGTGGCCCCGACTCGCTGGCGCTCGCCGCGGCCACCGCCTTCGAGGCGCCCCGGGCGGGCGTGCGGGCCGGTGCCGTCGTGGTCGACCACGGCCTGCAGCCCGCCTCCGACGCCGTGGCCCGGGCGGCCGCCGACCAGTGCCGGGCGCTTCGTCTCGACCCGGTGGAGGTCGTGCGCGTCGAGGTCGCCGACGGCTCCGGCGACGGGCCCGAGATGGCGGCGCGCACCGCCCGCCACGCCGCGCTCGAGGAGGCGCGGGTGCGGCTCGGGGCCGACCGGGTGCTGCTCGGTCACACCCGCGACGACCAGGCCGAGCAGGTGCTGCTCGGCCTGCTGCGCGGCTCGGGGGCCCGCTCGCTCGCGGGCATGCCGGAGGCGTCGCCGACGCTGCTGCGCCCGTTCCTCGACGTCACCCGCGAGGAGACCGAGTCTGCTTGTGCCGCAGCGGGACTCACGCCCTGGCGCGACCCGCACAACGACGACCCGCGATTCGCCCGGGTGCGCGCCCGCGCCGCGCTCGCCCAGCTGTCGGAGTCCCTCGGGCCGCAGCTCGGCGCCAACCTGGCCCGCACCGCGCGCCTGCTGCGCGACGACGACGACGCGCTCACCGCCTGGGCCGACCACGAGCTCGCCGCGGCCCGCCCCGCCGCGACCGGCCACGTCCCCGACGGAGACGCCGCGCTCGAGATCGACGGCCTGGTGCGCCTGCCGCGAGCCGTGCGCACCCGGGCGCTGCGGCGGTGGCTGCTCGAGGCCGGGGCCGACGGGGCGGCCCTCGGGTCGCGGCACCTCGCCGAGGTCGACCGGCTCGTCGCCGACTGGCGCGGCCAGGGCCCCGTGGACGTACCGGCCCTGTCGGTGCGGCGCATCGGGCCCACGCTCGCCGCCCACCCCCACGGTCGGGTTGAATGGGCTCGCCCCAAGCCCCGCCCCGCCGACGCCGCCGACGACGTCGCCGGTGCAGACGCAGATCAGGAGTGAGCGTGGACGCCTCGCACATGGGTGACGACCTGGAGAAGGTGCTGTTCACCGAGGACCAGATCCGGGAGCGGCTCGCCGAGCTCGGCGAGGAGATCTGGCGCGACTACGAGGGCAAGGACCTGCTGCTCGTGGGCGTGCTCAAGGGCGCGATCCTCGTGATGGCCGACCTCATGCGCACCCTCCCCGGCAGCGTGCCGATGGACTGGATGGCGGTGTCGTCCTACGGCTCGGGCACCAAGAGCTCGGGCGTGGTGCGCATCCTGAAGGACCTCGACACCGACATCAGCGGCAAGCACGTGCTGATCGTCGAGGACATCATCGACTCCGGCCTGACCCTGTCGTGGATCCGCTCCAACCTGGAGTCGCGCGAGCCGGCGTCGGTCGAGATCTGCACGCTGCTGCGCAAGCCCGACGCCGCGAAGGTCGAGATCGACTGCAAGTACGTCGGGTTCGAGATCCCCAACGAGTTCGTCGTCGGCTACGGCCTCGACTTCGACGAGCAGTACCGCAACCTGCGCGAGATCGGCACCCTCGCCCCGCACGTCTACAGCTGACGCCGGGCCGCGGCGCCGAAGGCCGCGGCGCCGAACGCCGCAGCGGGGAACACTGCCCGCGGGCCGCGCGTTCAACTGCGCAGACGCGGGCATACCGCGTCCGGACGGGCCGTGCGCGGCGTGTACCGTCGGCCAAGTCTGTGTCTCGGCTGCTGCCCACCCTGCGAGCAGGGCGCCGCCGCCGGCCAACCTGAGCAGGAGGATCGGGGCCCCGCCCCGCAGTTTCATGAACGCGAAGCGCATCGCCCGTGCACCTGGGTTCTGGATCGTCCTCGTCGTGGCGATCGCCTTCCTGTGGTTCGCCGTGGGTGGCTCCGGTGGCTTCCAGCGGGTCGACACCTCGCAGGCGATCACCCTCATCAACGAGAACAAGGTCGAGTCGGCCAAGGTCACGCCCGACCGGGTCGACCTCACCCTGAAGTCCGCGCAGGACGTCGGCGACGTGCAGGACGCCGACAAGGTGCAGGCCTACTACGTCCCGGCCCGCGGCGAGCAGATCGTCACCGCGCTCAACCAGCGCCCGCCGAGCCAGGGC
It includes:
- the hpt gene encoding hypoxanthine phosphoribosyltransferase, translating into MDASHMGDDLEKVLFTEDQIRERLAELGEEIWRDYEGKDLLLVGVLKGAILVMADLMRTLPGSVPMDWMAVSSYGSGTKSSGVVRILKDLDTDISGKHVLIVEDIIDSGLTLSWIRSNLESREPASVEICTLLRKPDAAKVEIDCKYVGFEIPNEFVVGYGLDFDEQYRNLREIGTLAPHVYS
- the tilS gene encoding tRNA lysidine(34) synthetase TilS, with protein sequence MGRPGARLTDAVPGPPPAVARTRLAVRRGLSSLAGEADPPGRELTVLVAVSGGPDSLALAAATAFEAPRAGVRAGAVVVDHGLQPASDAVARAAADQCRALRLDPVEVVRVEVADGSGDGPEMAARTARHAALEEARVRLGADRVLLGHTRDDQAEQVLLGLLRGSGARSLAGMPEASPTLLRPFLDVTREETESACAAAGLTPWRDPHNDDPRFARVRARAALAQLSESLGPQLGANLARTARLLRDDDDALTAWADHELAAARPAATGHVPDGDAALEIDGLVRLPRAVRTRALRRWLLEAGADGAALGSRHLAEVDRLVADWRGQGPVDVPALSVRRIGPTLAAHPHGRVEWARPKPRPADAADDVAGADADQE
- a CDS encoding zinc-dependent metalloprotease, giving the protein MSQEYIDWDLARRTGHRIVKDGPKVTLDEARAAVAELHSAADRAHQPVADTAALHAPAGDTPVHVVDRTAWIDANTASMGALVAPAVEKITAKKAAGPTVRKVGAKVTGAEMGALLGYVASKVLGQFDLAPEGTPSLLLVAPNVVQVERELGVDPSDFRLWVCLHEETHRVQFTAVPWLREHVITSARTLMVDLVPDPDKLPERLQQITGRLPGAFKEGGQGLADLVTTPQQREELARVTAIMSLLEGHADVVMDAVGPQIVPTVGEIRAKFDERRKGASGPDRLLRRLLGLEAKMRQYRDGAVFVRSVVDRVGLDGFNQVWTSPETLPLPTEIAEPEAWVARVHG
- the dacB gene encoding D-alanyl-D-alanine carboxypeptidase/D-alanyl-D-alanine-endopeptidase, which encodes MRRSHRALVAGAATVALIGGYATFDTFDVVPGVLTTADAPREAVPLPGESTPPPDVRRPQPPQPPQAPAALPGVGGTAPTPEGVRAALQPLLDAPGLGPTTSMAVRDASTGQSLFALDPDAARTPASITKLLTAYAVSRTLDLDSTLATTVRQGPGDQVVLVAGGDTALARGKGNPDEVAGRAGLGDLAKQVAANLKKQGRTSVTVGWDLSYAPGPLQNVNWQQDLVDMGFTTRVGMLGLADDRSDPGTAPPTDPARSTTQAFVKALAAEGITAELGQKVTTPDGAPQLGVVRSAPLVDVLGLALRDSDNAMTESLGRQAAAKDGVPGDGASVTAWVLRVLREDGIDLRGVKLMDASGLADGTTIPARVVTDVVQRGASGQVEAFQDVLTRLPVSGWNGTLHNRFQATGSTDGAGGVRAKTGSLPGVTSLAGTVVTRDGRLLVFTIINNGEQPRGPLAARADLDRIVTALADCGCR